The Rufibacter sp. DG15C region TGAGGACGTGGTTTTTGTCAAACTTAAAATCGCCTTTGCTTTGCATGGTGGAAGAGGCCATCTCCCAGCCATGCACATTTGAGGTTCCTGTCACTTTCATGAACACCTGCGCCTTGGGCACCAGCGTGTAAGTAGACTGGGCTTTGGTCTGCCAAGGCAATACCACCAACATGGCCAGCATGTAGACAAAGGCTAAAAGAGAGATGCGGGAATTGGTATAAGTAACGGTCATAGGGGTCAGGTTTTATTTGAAACAAAGGTAGAGCGGGTGCTTTCCCTGTCACCTGACGCCGGTTACGCCCAAACTTGATGCTGGTCAAGAAGAGTGTGGTTTGAATTAAAACGCACGATGTCAAACGCTTTCGTGTTATTAGGCCACTATGGCTACAACTAGCTCAGATAATACCGCATTAGTACAAGCCATCATCCAAAACGCCATTGACGGCATTATCACCATTGATGACCGGGGCATGATAGAAAGCATCAATCCGGCGGCCAGTGACCTCTTCGGGTATTCTTCTATTGAAGTGATTGGCAAAAACATCTCCATGCTAATGCCCTCGCCAGACAAAGAAAGACATGACCAATACCTGTCACGGTACCAAGAGACGCGGGTTCCGCACATGATTGGCATTGGCCGCGAGGTGAAGGGTCTGAAAAAGGACGGCGTTGTCTTTCCGTTCAGGTTGGCGCTTAGCGAGGTGCAATTGGCCGGCAGAATCATTTACACGGGTTTTATCCATGACCTAAGCCGCGAGAAGGAGGCCGAAGAAAAACTAAGGGAGCATTACGTAGAACTAGAAGCGCAGGTAAAAGAGCGTACCCAGTCGCTGCAACACTCCTTAAAAGAATTACAGAACGCAAAGGACACGGTGAGTACCTCTTTGCAGAAGGAAAAAGATTTGAGCCAGCTCAAAAGCAGGTTTGTATCTATGGCCTCGCATGAGTTCAGGACGCCGCTTAGCTCTGTACAGCTGTCAGCGTCGCTTATTGAACGGTATGCCTTGTCTGAGAATCCTAACATCACCAAGCACGTCAATAAAATCAAAAGCGCCGTCACCAACCTGACCAACATCTTAAATGATTTCCTGTTGCATGAGCGCCTGGACGCGGGCAAGGTAGAACCTACTTTTACACTATTTAACGTGGTGCGCCTAGGCGAAGAAATCACCGAAGAGATGCAATTGGTTTCTAAAGACGGCCAGGATATTATTTACCAGCACACCGGCGTAGAGAGTGAATTTAGGTTAGACCAGTACCTGCTCAAGAACTGCATCATCAACTTGATTTCCAACGCCATCAAATACTCTGGGGAGAATACCTTTATTGAGTTTAACACAGAGATACAGGAGAATGTGCTCACCGTGGTTATCAAGGACTACGGCATAGGCATCCCTGAGAAAGACCACGCCCAATTGTTTGAGCCTTTTTTCAGGGCGCATAACACGGGCACCATTCCGGGCACGGGACTGGGCTTGCATATTGTACGCCGGTACGTCATGCTCATGAACGGCTCCATCACCTTTGAGAGCAATTTAGATAAAGGCACCTCTGTCACTTTCACTTTTCCAGTACAACCATGAAAAAGCGCATCTTAATCATTGAGGACAATGTGGACATTAGAGAGAGTTCTACGGAGATTCTGGAACTGAGCGGGTATGAAGTATTAGCAGCTTCTGATGGACGGGCAGGGGTAGATTTGGCACTTGACCAAGTCCCTGACCTCATCCTGTGTGACATCATGATGCCCGAAATGGACGGCATTGGTGTTTTGTACCTGTTGCATAAGAACCCAGTGACCGCAAACATTCCCTTTGTCTTTTTAACCGCCAAAGCCGAACGAGTTGATATTAGAAAAGGAATGGAAATGGGCGCCGATGACTATCTCACCAAGCCCTTTGATGACATGGAACTGCTTGTAGCCGTAGAAAGCCAATTGGCAAAAAAACAACAGCAGCAAGCCTTTTATAGTCAGCCCATTGGAAACATAGATTCCTTAGCTGGCGGCTCTGATGGTCTCACCCAATTAAAAAACACCATTGCAGGCCTTAAGGTTAGACAGGTAAAGAAAGACCAGAGCATCTATCAAGAAGAAGACCACGCCAAAGGCATTTACCTAGTCATGAGTGGTAGGTTTAAAACCAGTCAAACGGCAGAAGATGGCCGTGAATTGATTACTGGTTTGTTCACCCAGAGTGACTACATGGGGATTGAAGCCTTGCTGCTAGGCGAGCCCTATACAGACAATGCCACTGCCATGGAAAACAGCTCCATGTGTTTATTGACAAAAGAAACGGTAGACTCGTTTTTGGCCCGTTTTACAGATATTGGCCAAAAATTCATCCAATTGCTGTCACAGAACATAAGAGAGAAAGAAACTCAACTGTTGCAGATGGCCTATCATTCTGTGCGCAAACGCATGGCAAATGTGCTGGTAAGTTTGGCGCAAGACCAGCCCAAATTACTGGTGCAGGATGGCCTGCAGGTGTCCAGAGAAGACATGGCTTCTATGGCCGGTATGGCCAACGAAACCGTGAGCAGAATTTTATCAGATTTCACTACTGAGAAACTTATCCTGAAAAAGGGAAGGTTGATTCAGATTTTGGATTTGCCGCGTCTTACCAACATGAAAAATTGACCAGCATCATTTTCTTGCTTGTCCCACAGCAAATGACCAGCGCAGAAGAAGCCTTAGCTTTGTGCCTTATTTGATGCGAAACTATGAAAGTAGTAGCCTATGGTATTCAGCCTTCAGAAAAAGGCATATTGGCACAAGCCAATCATAAGAAGCATGACATTACGCTCATTGCCAACGCTCTAAGTGAGAAGACGGCTTTTTATGCCCAAGGCAAACAGGCGGTGATTGTATTTTCTGGCCTTGAAGTCTCTAGTGCTACCTTACAGCTGCTGGCAGAATTGGGTATTAAATACCTAATCCACCATTCCAAGACCGTTTCCTTTTCTGGGGAGAACGCCAAAAAATATGGCATCACTTGGGCTAATATTACGCTCTCCTCTTACATGGTAGGCGTTCCGCATGATGCGCTGCTGCAAGCAACAGAACAAACCATATTTCTTTTAGATGAATGGCATGCCCTTGAGACTAATTAATCTGTTCTCAAAAACATAAACAGTATCAATCATCAGGCAGGCAATGGGAAATTAAACGATGACTTAAGTGTACAATAAGTTCTAGAAGCAAAAAAGGCTACTACAGATATGTAATAGCCTTTTTTCGTTTTTGGCCTGATTTATGGAAAATAAGCCAAAAACGGATCTTAATTGTAGTTCAGGTTTAAGATAATCTCCAGGCTGGCGTGCGCAGGGCCGCAGATATCCTGCAAGTCTACTTTAGCTTTTGGCTTAACCCGTGCATGCGCCACCCGTTTGGTGTCAATCTCAGAGAGGGCCCGGTAAATGTACTGGAGCGCCTGCTTGGTAGCCAATTGCACGTGCGCTGAGTTGTGGTTGAATTGCAGGTTCTTGATGAGGTACAAAATTTCATTACATTGCTTCTGTAGCTCGTGCAAGGCTTTTTGCTCATCGGTGGCTTCGCACTCCAAGTTTTCCATTAAAACCTTTAAAGAGGCGAATGTATCTATGTTCATGGGGTTTGGCTAAGAAAAAGTACTGTTGTTATAGCGTCAACAGAGAGAACGCGAGAAACGGTCCATTTATTCTTTTTTAGTTACAAGCCAACTATTGGTTGGGTGCAAAAACACAGGATTGCTAAGTATGTTGGAAATTTATTCATTTTGGTAAAAATACTAGCAAAAAGATAGGTTTTAGGACTATAGAATGGACCGTTTTTAGGCTAATAGCTGTTATCTTTACAACTGAATCTTTGCTGAACCGCTAAGAGATTTTTACACATGAGAGAAGACTATTTAAGCGGCTCCGCCGATAACCTGTCACCCATAGAGAAGGAGTATGACAAAGCCCTTCGGCCGCTGGACTTTGGCGATTTTACCGGCCAGGAGAAGGTGGTGGAGAACCTCAAGATATTTGTGGGGGCGGCCATCATGCGCGGCGAGGCCTTGGACCACGTGCTTTTGCACGGACCTCCCGGCTTGGGTAAAACCACGCTGAGCCACATCATTGCCAATGCCCTGGGTTCCAACATTAAAATCACTTCTGGCCCGGTCTTGGACAAGCCCAGTGACCTGGCGGGTTTGCTCACCAACCTGGAGCGCAACGACGTGCTCTTTATAGATGAGATTCACCGCCTAAACCCCATTGTGGAGGAGTACTTGTACTCGGCTATGGAGGATTACAAGATTGACATCATGCTGGACTCTGGCCCCAACGCCCGTTCTGTTCAGATTACCTTGAATCCCTTCACCTTGATTGGTGCCACTACGCGTTCGGGTTTACTTACCTCGCCGTTGCGGGCGCGCTTTGGCATCAACTCCCGCCTGGAGTACTATGACTCTAAGCTCTTGACGTCCATTGTACAGCGTTCTTCAGAGATTCTGGGAGCGCCCATCTATGAAGACGCCGCTTTTGAGATTGCCCGCCGTAGCCGCGGTACGCCGCGTATTGCCAACAACCTGTTGCGCCGTACCCGTGACTTCGCGCAGATTAAAGGAGACGGGACCATTACGGTAGACATTGCCCAGTTCGCGCTGAATGCTCTGGACGTAGACCACAACGGTCTGGACGAAATGGACAAACGCATCCTGAGCACCATCATTGACAAGTTCAAGGGCGGTCCGGTGGGTCTTTCTACCATTGCTACTGCCTGCGGCGAAGAGGCCGAAACCATTGAAGAGGTATATGAGCCGTTCCTGATCCAGGAGGGGTACATTAAACGCACCAGCCGGGGCCGTGAAGCCACCGAGGCCGCGTACCGTCACCTAGGTAAGATTGCCCCTAACCACGTGCGCAGCGGTACCTTGTTTGACCAGGCCGAGTAGTTAAATTATATCTTATGCATGTAAGCCCTGACTCTTTCAAGATTCGGGGCTTACTTTTTTAAAGGCTTTCACCTTAAATCATTTTTAGCCTGATTTCCAGAAAATAGGTCAAAATCAGAAATAGTAGGGCAACTGAAATTCTTTTCTGCCAATTTTGTTCCTTCATCAATAGCATCCTTCCTTCTCCATGTTCAACCTTGCTCCCAAACACACGCAACTTATCAAGCAGAAGGCTCAAGAACTGGGCTTTATGTACTGCGGCGTGTCAAAGGCTGAGTTTCTGGAGGAGGAGGCCCCTAGGCTGGAAAACTGGTTGAACCAGAACAAGCACGGCCAAATGGGGTACATGGCCAACCACTTTGACAAACGCCTGGACCCGCGCCTGTTGGTAGAAGGAGCCAAGTCAGTAGTGAGTCTGCTGTTGAATTATTACCCAGAAGAAACCCAACCCGAGGATACGCTTAAAATCTCAAAATACGCCTACGGCCAAGACTATCATTTTGTCATCAAAGACAAGCTCAAGACGCTGTTCAACTACATACAAGAAGAGATTGGCGAAGTGGGAGGAAGGGTGTTTGTGGACTCGGCGCCGGTCATGGACAAGGTCTGGGCTAAAAAAAGCGGTTTGGGTTGGGTAGGCAAGAACAGCAACCTGATCAGGCCAGGCACGGGCAGCTTCTTCTTTATTGCGGAGCTAATCCTAGACTTGGAGTTGGAGCCAGATGGTCCCATCAAAGACTATTGCGGCACCTGCACCAAATGCATGGACGCATGCCCCACAGACGCTATCTCACAACCGTACGTGGTGGACGGCAGCAAGTGCATTTCTTATTTCACCATTGAGTTGAAGGACCAGATTCCTCAAGAGGTAGAGGGGAAGTTTGGGAACTGGGTGTTTGGCTGTGATATCTGCCAGGATGTGTGCCCCTGGAACCGGTTTAGCAAGCCCCACCAGGAGCCGGCGTTTTCGCCACATCCAGAGTTGCTCCGCCTCACCATTGGGGATTGGCAAGAGCTCACTCAAGATGTATTTCAGGATTTGTTCAGGAAATCTGCCGTCAAGCGCACAGGCTACAATGGGTTACTGCGCAACGTGCGATTCGTAGCGGATGAGTCTAACTGCCTAAGCAGCCATTACGTTGCCGAAGACCCGGTTTAAGATACTGTCATAGTTGTTGCCGTAGCGCTTATAGCACCACTCTCTCAAGCTTTCCAGTTCTTTTCTCACGAGCATCCGCAGACCTTTTCTAAGCTCTTTCTCAAATAGTTTTTGATCAAAGCTCACTTTGTCCAAGATCATTTTCACATACTCCAACATGGCGTGTATAAGTGTTTATAGGTAAGGTATAGATTTGTAAGGATTAACCTATACGTGCTAAAATTGTAAAAGATGCTCTATAAAAGGATGAATTAATACAAATTTAATAAAAAAAGGTAGCCCGCAAGGCTACCTTTTTTTATTTTGATAATAATCTGCTGATTTTGTTGTCTATCTGATGAACGGATCCACAATGGCCAGCACTTGATCCTTGGTTAAAGGCTCATCAAACGCCTCAGAGGCAGAATCTGCGTTGATGTTAATGCCACCAGCATTCATGATAATGTTCACGGTAGCCTGTGTAGTCAGTTCTTCACCATCATAGATAGGTTGCGTGGCAGCCGGAAGCCCACCTCTGTCCTTACCTGTGATCCATGGTTTAACTGACGCCATAATAGCCGGCGTGTCTCTGCGCATTCTTCTGATGTGGGCAGCGTGACGAGCCTCCACTGAGTGAATCTGCAAAGCGGCGGTTAAGATAGTATTGTTGGCTACCAGATTCCCTGCCTGGCCTTTGTACGCTCTTACGCCAGTGTCTTCAAACGCTTGGGCAACGGCTAACATAGTGCCGTAATTAGTAAACACGTCTGCAAACGCACCACCAGCGGTATAGTCAAAGTTGGCGGCCGTAAACATAACCGGAGTGCCTTGTAAGCTGGTGATTGCTTGTCTTAAGAAAGCAACGTGGGCTACCTCATGGTCTCTGATCAAGGCCAAAGCGCCTTGCGCGGCGGCAGGAGCACCTACCGCAGGGGCAGCGGCGGCTGCTTGCTTGTAGAACTCAGCCTCCAGGTACTCTAAGGTAAGGGCGTAGTTCAATACGTCTACAATGGCAGCGTTGCTACCAGTCTGAGCATAGGCCTTGTTTAAGAAAGAGCCAAAGGCCAATGGAACGGCAGTGGCCACCAATTTCTTGCTGAAGCCAGCAAAGTGTTTGAAAACAGATCTGCGGGCATCCAGACGGTCAAATACTTCTGGATCTACTTTTTCAATCTCTTGAATTACGTTAAATATATTCATGGCTTTATTTCTCCTTTAGATTATTGTGTTGGTAAACCAGTTGCTACAATTGTTTGCTTGATGAATGGCTGCGCGCGCTGCAATACTTCTAAAGGCATTAAGGCTACGTCCAATCCATTGGTATCTACAATCTGGCGACCCGCAATAATGCCTGAGTCTCCTTTGGCAAAGTCACCGTTGCTGATCAAGTCTCTGATTTCTGCCGCGTGACGGGCCTCTACAGAAACAATTTTACCAGCCAAAGTCAAATAAGTAAGACCGTTGCCTGTGTCTGTGAACAGTTTGCCAGCCCCATTGTAAGCCGCTACGCCTAAGTCTTCAAACGTTTTAGCGGTGGCCAAGACAGAAGTACGGCTTGAGAAGTTAACGGCACTGAAGTCTGGGGTTAAGTCTGGAATTCTGGATGCTGCCGGGATGGCGGCCTTGAAGAACTCACGGTGCGCTACCTCATGATTTCTGATGTCTGTGAGGATAGAGCGCTCCAATGCACTTGGGAACGCGGTAGAGAAGGCGGCGTTGGCAACCACTTGGGTGTAGAAGGCGGCTTCTAATTGCTCAAGCGCGTAGGCGTAGTTCAAAATTCCTACATCACCCGTGCCAAGGTTCACAGAGCCTTCTGCCATTGGCGTAGTGTCTTCGTCATCATCGTCGCAACCAGTGGTAAGAACAACGGCGGTAGCAGCCATGGTCAATCCTGTGTACTTCAGGAAATTGCGTCTGTTGAAGGGGGTGTTGATCCTGCTTGTGGTCTCATCCACAGGAGTCGGTTCTAGGTTTTTTGCCATAGTTTTAAAGTTTGAAGGTGTAACAATAGGTGGGGCCAGCGTTCCTGAAAAAGTAGTCGACCGCCTGTGACCTCCGTCGCTGTGTGGCAACCGGATTTCAGCGAGACCTACGGGCTAAGTAGTCCAGCCGGATTTTGGAGAAGTAAACTTTTTTTGAAATGGCTGATTTCTTTGCCCTTGGCGCGGTCTTTTGCAGGGAAAGGGAGGGCACTATGGCGGTAATTCGTATTTTTGGCATTGGGCTAAAAATAACCACAGTTTTTGGCCTGTTTTTGAGGAATTACATGAAAAAGGGACTGATACTCTTAGGGATACTCTTGCTTTGGGCCGGCACTAGCTGGGCGCAGAGCCTGTCCATTGAGTATGGCCCAGCCTCCATTCCCATTGATCAGTATTTTACCATTTCGGTCAAAGTTTCTCCTACCAAACCCGTCAAGGTAGAAGGCTTCCCAGAGATTGAGGGCCTGCAGAAAAGCACACGCCAACTGTCCTCGTCCACTTACAAGACTGGTCAGCAAATCACGGTGGTCTATACCCTCACGCAGCGCTACGCCCCTTTAAAGGAAGGCGAAGTGACCGTGAAGCCCTTCACCCTAACCGTAGACGGAAAGACGGTCACGGCCAAACCCTATAAGTTGAAAGTAGGCCCGCCGCAACCTGTAAAGCCTGTTACTGATACGCTGCCTACCGCTCCCTTAGTGGCGCCTGCCCCAGAGTTTGTAGAGGTGAAGGAAAACGCCTTTCTTACGCTGCACGTGCCCAAGAAGCAGGCCTATGTAGGCGAGAGTGTGCCGGTCTCCTTGTGGTTTTATGTAGCCGACACCGACCTGGGCTTGCTGGATTTCTATCAGTTTGAGACGCAGATACTAGAGGTGGTGCGCCAACTCAAGCAACGCAGCGTCTGGGAAGAGGTGTTGGAGCAACAAGAAATTCAGCCCGAAAAGATAAAAGTAGGAGACAAGGCCTTTACCCGATACAAGTTGCACGAGGCGGTGCTGTTTCCTATCACGGCGCAGGCCCTGCGCTTTCCGGTGGTGCAGTTGCAGATGGTCAAGTACAAAGTAGCCAAGAACCCCAGCCTGCTTACCCAGAACAGGCTACCCGAATATAAATCATATGCCACCTCTGCACAGACGGTTGAAGTGCGCGCCCTGCCGCCTCATCCGCTTAGAGACCAGGTGCCGGTAGGCGTGTTCAGGTTACAGGAGCAACTCTCCAGAAACACCATTTCCATCAACCAGAACTCTGTCTACCAGTTTAGAGTGGAGGGCGAAGGAAATATAGGTAACATGCCCACGCCGCAGACCATTTGGGACTCTAGTGGTATTGAGATCTATCCACCCGAGGTGCGGCAATACGTGAATGCTGCTAACAGTAAAATCTCGGGCACCAAAACGTACCGGTACTTTGTGGTAGGCCGCCACCCAGGGGAGTACCCGTTGCGCAGCATCTTCCAGTGGGTGTATTTTAATCCGGTGACCGCCCGGTATGACACGCTCAAGCCCAGCATGACCATTCGCGTGCGGGGCAAAGAGGATCAGAACGCCACCATTCGGTCACAAGACGTGGGCAGTTTTTACGACATCATTTCGGATGAAAGCAACCAGGTGGCCAGGTTAGACCAAATGCAGGAGGCCCGCCGCTATAGCAACATTGCCCTGGCGGTGTTGCTGGTGGTGGCCC contains the following coding sequences:
- the queG gene encoding tRNA epoxyqueuosine(34) reductase QueG, coding for MFNLAPKHTQLIKQKAQELGFMYCGVSKAEFLEEEAPRLENWLNQNKHGQMGYMANHFDKRLDPRLLVEGAKSVVSLLLNYYPEETQPEDTLKISKYAYGQDYHFVIKDKLKTLFNYIQEEIGEVGGRVFVDSAPVMDKVWAKKSGLGWVGKNSNLIRPGTGSFFFIAELILDLELEPDGPIKDYCGTCTKCMDACPTDAISQPYVVDGSKCISYFTIELKDQIPQEVEGKFGNWVFGCDICQDVCPWNRFSKPHQEPAFSPHPELLRLTIGDWQELTQDVFQDLFRKSAVKRTGYNGLLRNVRFVADESNCLSSHYVAEDPV
- a CDS encoding BatD family protein; the protein is MKKGLILLGILLLWAGTSWAQSLSIEYGPASIPIDQYFTISVKVSPTKPVKVEGFPEIEGLQKSTRQLSSSTYKTGQQITVVYTLTQRYAPLKEGEVTVKPFTLTVDGKTVTAKPYKLKVGPPQPVKPVTDTLPTAPLVAPAPEFVEVKENAFLTLHVPKKQAYVGESVPVSLWFYVADTDLGLLDFYQFETQILEVVRQLKQRSVWEEVLEQQEIQPEKIKVGDKAFTRYKLHEAVLFPITAQALRFPVVQLQMVKYKVAKNPSLLTQNRLPEYKSYATSAQTVEVRALPPHPLRDQVPVGVFRLQEQLSRNTISINQNSVYQFRVEGEGNIGNMPTPQTIWDSSGIEIYPPEVRQYVNAANSKISGTKTYRYFVVGRHPGEYPLRSIFQWVYFNPVTARYDTLKPSMTIRVRGKEDQNATIRSQDVGSFYDIISDESNQVARLDQMQEARRYSNIALAVLLVVALFIFIKKNS
- the ruvB gene encoding Holliday junction branch migration DNA helicase RuvB; the protein is MREDYLSGSADNLSPIEKEYDKALRPLDFGDFTGQEKVVENLKIFVGAAIMRGEALDHVLLHGPPGLGKTTLSHIIANALGSNIKITSGPVLDKPSDLAGLLTNLERNDVLFIDEIHRLNPIVEEYLYSAMEDYKIDIMLDSGPNARSVQITLNPFTLIGATTRSGLLTSPLRARFGINSRLEYYDSKLLTSIVQRSSEILGAPIYEDAAFEIARRSRGTPRIANNLLRRTRDFAQIKGDGTITVDIAQFALNALDVDHNGLDEMDKRILSTIIDKFKGGPVGLSTIATACGEEAETIEEVYEPFLIQEGYIKRTSRGREATEAAYRHLGKIAPNHVRSGTLFDQAE
- a CDS encoding ferritin-like domain-containing protein, with amino-acid sequence MAKNLEPTPVDETTSRINTPFNRRNFLKYTGLTMAATAVVLTTGCDDDDEDTTPMAEGSVNLGTGDVGILNYAYALEQLEAAFYTQVVANAAFSTAFPSALERSILTDIRNHEVAHREFFKAAIPAASRIPDLTPDFSAVNFSSRTSVLATAKTFEDLGVAAYNGAGKLFTDTGNGLTYLTLAGKIVSVEARHAAEIRDLISNGDFAKGDSGIIAGRQIVDTNGLDVALMPLEVLQRAQPFIKQTIVATGLPTQ
- a CDS encoding response regulator yields the protein MKKRILIIEDNVDIRESSTEILELSGYEVLAASDGRAGVDLALDQVPDLILCDIMMPEMDGIGVLYLLHKNPVTANIPFVFLTAKAERVDIRKGMEMGADDYLTKPFDDMELLVAVESQLAKKQQQQAFYSQPIGNIDSLAGGSDGLTQLKNTIAGLKVRQVKKDQSIYQEEDHAKGIYLVMSGRFKTSQTAEDGRELITGLFTQSDYMGIEALLLGEPYTDNATAMENSSMCLLTKETVDSFLARFTDIGQKFIQLLSQNIREKETQLLQMAYHSVRKRMANVLVSLAQDQPKLLVQDGLQVSREDMASMAGMANETVSRILSDFTTEKLILKKGRLIQILDLPRLTNMKN
- a CDS encoding ferritin-like domain-containing protein, producing MNIFNVIQEIEKVDPEVFDRLDARRSVFKHFAGFSKKLVATAVPLAFGSFLNKAYAQTGSNAAIVDVLNYALTLEYLEAEFYKQAAAAAPAVGAPAAAQGALALIRDHEVAHVAFLRQAITSLQGTPVMFTAANFDYTAGGAFADVFTNYGTMLAVAQAFEDTGVRAYKGQAGNLVANNTILTAALQIHSVEARHAAHIRRMRRDTPAIMASVKPWITGKDRGGLPAATQPIYDGEELTTQATVNIIMNAGGININADSASEAFDEPLTKDQVLAIVDPFIR
- a CDS encoding PAS domain-containing sensor histidine kinase, which gives rise to MATTSSDNTALVQAIIQNAIDGIITIDDRGMIESINPAASDLFGYSSIEVIGKNISMLMPSPDKERHDQYLSRYQETRVPHMIGIGREVKGLKKDGVVFPFRLALSEVQLAGRIIYTGFIHDLSREKEAEEKLREHYVELEAQVKERTQSLQHSLKELQNAKDTVSTSLQKEKDLSQLKSRFVSMASHEFRTPLSSVQLSASLIERYALSENPNITKHVNKIKSAVTNLTNILNDFLLHERLDAGKVEPTFTLFNVVRLGEEITEEMQLVSKDGQDIIYQHTGVESEFRLDQYLLKNCIINLISNAIKYSGENTFIEFNTEIQENVLTVVIKDYGIGIPEKDHAQLFEPFFRAHNTGTIPGTGLGLHIVRRYVMLMNGSITFESNLDKGTSVTFTFPVQP